The following are from one region of the Rattus rattus isolate New Zealand chromosome 13, Rrattus_CSIRO_v1, whole genome shotgun sequence genome:
- the Dctn6 gene encoding LOW QUALITY PROTEIN: dynactin subunit 6 (The sequence of the model RefSeq protein was modified relative to this genomic sequence to represent the inferred CDS: inserted 2 bases in 1 codon) — protein sequence MTHPCHSALHCSPPVQCXWLSLWLRKNSSSQLSCPRTVIHPKARIIAEAGPIIIGEGNLIEEQALIINAHPDNIIPDTEDPEPKPMIIGTNNVFEVGCHSQAMKMGDNNVIESKAYVGRNVILTSGCIIGACCSLNTFEAIPENTVIYGADCLRRVQTERPQPQTLQLDFLMKILPNYHHLKKTMKGSSTPVKN from the exons ATGACTCATCCGTGTCACAGTGCCCTCCATTGCTCGCCACCTGTACAGTG GTGGCTCTCGTTGTGGCTCAGAAAGAACTCAAGCTCACA GCTGAGCT GTCCTAGGACGGTGATCCACCCTAAAGCACGAATCATCGCAGAGGCCGGCCCAATCATTATCGGCGAAGGAAACCTAATAGAGGAGCAGGCCCTCATCATAAACGC CCATCCAGATAACATCATCCCAGACACTGAAGACCCAGAACCCAAGCCTATGATCATTGGCACCAACAACGTGTTTGAAGTGGGCTGTC ATTCCCAAGCCATGAAAATGGGAGACAATAATGTCATTGAGTCAAAAG CGTACGTAGGCAGGAATGTCATCCTGACCAGCGGTTGCATCATTGGTGCTTGCTGCAGCCTGAACACCTTTGAAGCCATCCCTGAGAACACAGTGATCTACGGCGCCGACTGCCTGCGGCGGGTGCAGACGGAGCGGCCACAG CCCCAGACACTACAGCTGGATTTCTTGATGAAGATCTTGCCCAATTACCACCACCTGAAGAAAACAATGAAGGGCAGCTCGACTCCAGTCAAGAACTGA